Proteins encoded together in one Candidatus Poribacteria bacterium window:
- a CDS encoding AAA family ATPase, whose translation MRITNIEIKNFRAFRGTYHIGLNKSGKNLLVYGENGSGKSSLYLALKYFLESGVDEDDKDTDFENHQNIFLQDPGHIKLSLRADQWSRENTYEWSQRIIGETNDELITEASKVKGFLDYKALLETHYLHRENDTVNLFDLLVEVLLANTINPVRERSLAEDWSAIQPPFPRRNAKTQITALERQIGVFNDELTNRLAELRPKVSEILRRFGYKVTLDLDFQGVTYNRDEKMLDNREIFLKVEFFDTDIPSHHRFLNEAKLSAIAIAIYLSSVLLQPESDLKILALDDVLIGLDMSNRLPVLNILKDYFPDHQIFLTTYDKAWYEIAKQRTDQKDWEYAE comes from the coding sequence GTGAGAATTACCAACATTGAAATCAAAAACTTCAGAGCGTTCCGTGGTACCTATCATATAGGTCTGAACAAATCAGGAAAGAATTTATTGGTCTATGGTGAAAATGGGAGTGGAAAGTCGTCACTGTATCTGGCACTAAAATATTTTCTTGAATCTGGTGTAGATGAGGACGACAAAGACACCGACTTTGAAAACCATCAAAATATCTTTCTTCAAGACCCAGGTCATATCAAACTCTCTCTCCGCGCCGACCAGTGGTCAAGGGAAAATACCTATGAATGGTCACAGCGTATTATAGGTGAGACAAATGACGAGTTGATTACCGAGGCTTCAAAAGTAAAGGGGTTCCTTGACTATAAAGCACTGTTAGAAACACACTATCTCCATCGTGAAAACGATACCGTGAATTTGTTCGATTTGTTAGTTGAAGTGCTGCTGGCAAACACCATCAATCCGGTGAGAGAGCGAAGCCTTGCTGAGGATTGGAGTGCCATTCAGCCACCATTTCCCCGCAGAAACGCGAAAACCCAAATTACTGCTCTTGAAAGACAGATAGGTGTTTTCAATGACGAATTAACCAACAGATTAGCAGAACTGCGCCCAAAGGTGTCGGAGATTCTTAGAAGGTTTGGATATAAGGTCACGCTTGATTTAGATTTTCAGGGCGTTACATACAACCGAGATGAGAAAATGCTTGATAACCGAGAGATTTTCTTAAAGGTTGAATTCTTTGATACGGACATACCTTCACATCACCGTTTCCTAAACGAAGCAAAGTTGTCTGCGATTGCGATTGCGATCTATCTGTCGTCAGTTCTCTTGCAACCGGAAAGCGATCTAAAGATTCTCGCGCTGGATGACGTGCTAATAGGTTTAGACATGTCAAATCGCTTACCTGTCCTTAATATTCTAAAGGATTACTTTCCAGACCACCAGATCTTTTTGACGACTTACGATAAAGCATGGTATGAAATTGCCAAGCAACGCACAGATCAAAAAGATTGGGAATACGCTGAATT